A single region of the Methylocystis echinoides genome encodes:
- a CDS encoding nucleotidyltransferase family protein: protein MAALTPSSPVKAYAALDPATEGAARAFMRQLKGRYPVREAFLFGSRARHAHGPESDADIAVVLCGERRDRSAIVRDMAGIAFHVMMDTGVMVEALPLFEDEFEHPEMFNNPRLIDAIRREGLRL from the coding sequence ATGGCCGCGCTCACCCCGTCATCTCCGGTGAAAGCTTACGCCGCGCTTGATCCGGCGACCGAAGGCGCGGCCCGCGCCTTCATGCGCCAGCTCAAGGGCCGATATCCCGTGCGTGAGGCGTTTCTGTTCGGCAGCCGGGCCCGACATGCCCACGGTCCGGAGAGTGACGCCGATATCGCGGTCGTCCTTTGCGGCGAACGTCGGGACCGGAGCGCCATCGTCAGAGACATGGCGGGCATTGCTTTTCACGTGATGATGGACACGGGCGTCATGGTTGAGGCGCTTCCTCTCTTTGAGGACGAATTCGAACATCCGGAGATGTTCAATAATCCGCGTCTGATTGACGCCATTCGCCGCGAGGGTCTCCGCTTGTAA
- a CDS encoding lysine--tRNA ligase, producing MSAPLVLTPDLLDAARVSPAWPFEEAKKLVKRIEASGQKSVLFETGYGPSGLPHIGTFGEVARTSMVRRAFEVLTEGRIETRLIAFSDDMDGLRKVPDNIPNKELVAAHLGKPLTEVPDPFGTHDSFGAHNNARLRAFLDAYGFDYDFASATDYYRSGRFDAALKLMLARYDAVMKIMLPSFREERAATYSPFLPIHPKTRIVMQVPLEGYDAEAGTIDWVDPDSGERFTTPVTGGHCKLQWKPDWAMRWFALGVDYEMAGKDLIDSVKLSGAIVRALGGQAPEGFNYELFLDEKGQKISKSKGNGLTIEEWLTYASPESLAQFMFQKPTAAKRLYFDVIPRAVDDYLNFLDAYPRQDWKQRLGNPVWHIHAGNPPPPETLEHEGEAKGTSVSFSMLLNLAAVANAEDPAVLWGFLRRYAPTASPENHPRLDRLVGYAVAYFRDFVKPAKIYRAADDVEREVLQKIDSTLGALPAGATAEEIQASLYDVARAVPRYQDFAAKGATPERPGVSNDFFNALYEVLLGEKKGPRFGSFIALYGVPETRKLIADALAGAFVGKPA from the coding sequence ATGTCCGCTCCCCTCGTTCTGACGCCCGACCTTCTCGACGCCGCCCGCGTCTCTCCCGCCTGGCCCTTCGAGGAGGCGAAGAAACTCGTCAAACGCATCGAGGCGAGCGGCCAGAAGAGCGTGCTGTTCGAGACCGGCTACGGCCCCTCGGGCCTGCCGCATATCGGCACCTTCGGCGAGGTGGCGCGCACCAGCATGGTGCGCCGCGCCTTCGAAGTCCTGACCGAAGGCAGGATCGAAACGCGCCTGATCGCCTTTTCGGACGACATGGACGGGCTGCGCAAAGTCCCCGACAATATTCCCAACAAGGAGCTGGTCGCGGCCCATCTCGGCAAGCCGTTGACCGAGGTGCCGGACCCGTTCGGCACGCATGACAGTTTCGGCGCGCATAACAACGCCCGGCTGCGCGCCTTTCTCGACGCCTACGGCTTCGACTATGACTTCGCCTCGGCGACCGACTATTACAGGAGCGGCCGTTTCGACGCGGCGCTGAAGCTGATGCTCGCCCGCTACGACGCGGTGATGAAGATCATGCTGCCGAGCTTCCGCGAGGAGCGCGCGGCGACCTACTCCCCCTTCCTGCCGATTCATCCGAAGACGCGGATCGTCATGCAGGTCCCGCTCGAGGGGTATGACGCGGAAGCCGGCACGATCGACTGGGTCGATCCCGACAGTGGCGAACGCTTCACCACCCCCGTCACCGGCGGCCATTGCAAGCTGCAATGGAAGCCCGACTGGGCCATGCGCTGGTTTGCGCTCGGCGTCGATTACGAAATGGCCGGCAAGGATCTGATCGATTCGGTGAAGCTCTCGGGCGCCATCGTGCGCGCGCTCGGCGGGCAGGCGCCGGAGGGCTTCAATTACGAGCTCTTCCTCGACGAGAAGGGCCAGAAGATTTCGAAGTCCAAGGGCAACGGCCTCACCATCGAGGAATGGCTGACCTACGCCAGCCCCGAGAGCCTCGCGCAGTTCATGTTCCAGAAGCCGACGGCGGCGAAGCGGCTTTATTTCGACGTCATCCCCCGCGCCGTGGATGATTACCTGAATTTCCTCGACGCCTATCCGCGTCAGGACTGGAAGCAGCGGCTCGGCAATCCGGTCTGGCACATCCACGCCGGCAATCCGCCGCCGCCCGAGACGCTGGAGCATGAAGGCGAGGCCAAGGGGACGAGCGTCTCCTTCTCCATGCTGCTCAATCTCGCCGCCGTCGCCAATGCCGAGGACCCGGCCGTGCTATGGGGCTTCCTGCGCCGCTATGCGCCGACGGCGAGCCCGGAAAATCATCCGCGCCTCGACAGGCTCGTCGGCTATGCGGTGGCCTATTTCCGCGACTTCGTGAAGCCGGCGAAAATCTATCGCGCCGCCGATGACGTCGAGCGCGAGGTGCTGCAAAAGATCGACTCGACGCTCGGCGCCCTGCCCGCGGGCGCGACGGCGGAAGAGATTCAGGCCTCGCTCTACGACGTGGCCCGCGCCGTGCCGCGCTATCAGGACTTCGCCGCCAAGGGCGCGACGCCGGAACGGCCGGGGGTCTCGAACGACTTCTTCAACGCACTCTACGAGGTGCTGCTCGGCGAGAAGAAGGGACCGCGCTTTGGCTCCTTCATCGCGCTCTACGGCGTGCCGGAAACCCGCAAATTGATCGCCGACGCGCTCGCCGGCGCCTTCGTCGGCAAACCTGCCTGA
- a CDS encoding RBBP9/YdeN family alpha/beta hydrolase, which yields MRAADADILIVPGYSGGTPAHWYSRWLTKLSTAKRVEQKDWLTPRRDDWVETIVSASTRGHRPVIFVAHSLGCIALLHAAPRLGSAVAGAFLVAPPGEAALRDLIEGRDPETPGASLSEGRHIDAAFLPIPRAPLPFPSVMVGGSDDPYAEATFTPRLAEDVGARFIDAGAAGHINPDSGHGPWPEGSLAFAHFMAKL from the coding sequence ATGCGCGCCGCCGACGCCGATATTCTCATTGTTCCCGGCTACAGCGGCGGAACCCCAGCGCATTGGTACAGCCGCTGGCTGACCAAACTGTCCACGGCGAAACGCGTCGAGCAGAAGGACTGGCTGACACCGCGCCGCGACGATTGGGTGGAGACAATCGTCTCCGCCTCGACGAGAGGTCATCGGCCGGTGATTTTCGTCGCCCATTCGCTCGGCTGCATTGCGTTGCTGCACGCTGCGCCACGTCTTGGCTCGGCGGTCGCCGGCGCCTTTTTGGTCGCGCCGCCGGGCGAGGCCGCGCTGCGCGACCTGATCGAGGGCCGCGACCCGGAGACGCCCGGCGCGTCTTTGTCGGAGGGCCGGCATATCGATGCGGCCTTTCTGCCGATCCCCCGAGCGCCGTTGCCTTTCCCTTCCGTTATGGTCGGCGGCAGCGACGATCCTTACGCGGAGGCCACCTTCACGCCGCGCCTCGCCGAGGACGTCGGCGCGCGTTTCATCGACGCGGGCGCGGCCGGGCACATCAATCCCGACAGCGGCCACGGACCCTGGCCGGAGGGTTCGCTCGCCTTCGCGCATTTCATGGCGAAGCTTTGA
- a CDS encoding UdgX family uracil-DNA binding protein (This protein belongs to the uracil DNA glycosylase superfamily, members of which act in excision repair of DNA. However, it belongs more specifically to UdgX branch, whose founding member was found to bind uracil in DNA (where it does not belong), without cleaving it, appears to promote DNA repair by a pathway involving RecA, rather than base excision.) → MSEFLTLAGLAAEEEICTRCTLYRDATQAVPGEGPRGARVMLVGEQPGDAEDLSGRPFVGPAGRLLVKALAKVGLPREECFVTNAVKHFKFEPRGKRRLHKKPDAGEIDACRWWLDHERAIVRPGIVVALGASAIRGVLGRAEAVSRLRGTLLDLDAQTKFLATIHPSFLLRLTEEADKREQWARFLGDLGIAAEWTRAGDIVHAQENFDALRGARGRDTGPR, encoded by the coding sequence ATGTCCGAATTCCTCACCCTCGCCGGGCTCGCCGCCGAGGAAGAAATCTGCACGCGCTGCACGCTCTATCGTGACGCCACCCAGGCCGTGCCGGGCGAGGGCCCCCGCGGCGCGCGCGTCATGCTTGTCGGCGAACAGCCGGGCGACGCGGAGGACCTCTCCGGCCGCCCCTTCGTCGGCCCGGCGGGGCGGCTGCTCGTCAAGGCGCTGGCGAAAGTCGGGCTGCCCCGCGAAGAATGTTTCGTCACCAACGCCGTCAAGCACTTCAAATTCGAGCCGCGCGGCAAGCGGCGCCTGCACAAGAAGCCCGACGCCGGCGAAATCGACGCCTGCCGCTGGTGGCTCGATCATGAGCGGGCGATTGTCCGGCCGGGGATTGTCGTGGCGTTGGGCGCCTCGGCCATTCGCGGCGTGCTCGGGCGTGCGGAGGCGGTCTCCCGGCTGCGGGGAACGCTCCTCGACCTCGACGCCCAGACCAAATTCCTCGCCACCATCCACCCCTCTTTTCTGCTGCGGCTGACCGAAGAAGCGGATAAGCGGGAGCAGTGGGCGCGCTTTCTGGGCGATCTCGGGATCGCCGCCGAATGGACGCGGGCGGGGGATATTGTCCATGCGCAAGAAAACTTTGACGCTCTGCGCGGCGCTCGCGGCCGCGACACCGGCCCGCGCTGA
- a CDS encoding alpha/beta hydrolase domain-containing protein yields the protein MRKKTLTLCAALAAATPARAEIVSFEEKNGAARANLEIDGKSYALDFRLMRPQKPAPGGALLIDVARDDGLAAFAAGRGMIAATLDLEKLPAAARATTMAELVPRLRAHTGAKQLLGRGRGDAAATLAAAPFDGLLLHEAPATPARGPRVIETWGADAYWRPTPRPAPVKESDNHRSFFLAGTADAAASANCAAPVNPRSGAPALRALLVALVEWTKGVKPPASRAPVEADLVAAETIGWPKAASLPAPPPGARKVPKTDPDGNELTGLRLPDLALPIATFTGFNAQKDKKGPACVAGAASPFPATKAEREKTADPRASLMERYGSRAYFVATMRVVADKLVTERLLLKEDADAYVSAARQAPF from the coding sequence ATGCGCAAGAAAACTTTGACGCTCTGCGCGGCGCTCGCGGCCGCGACACCGGCCCGCGCTGAAATCGTCAGCTTCGAGGAGAAGAACGGCGCCGCGCGCGCGAACCTTGAGATCGACGGCAAGAGTTACGCCCTGGACTTCCGTCTGATGCGTCCCCAAAAGCCGGCGCCGGGCGGCGCGCTGCTGATCGACGTCGCGCGCGACGACGGCCTCGCGGCCTTCGCCGCCGGGCGCGGCATGATCGCCGCAACGCTCGATCTGGAGAAGCTCCCAGCAGCGGCGCGCGCGACCACGATGGCCGAGCTCGTCCCCCGCCTGCGCGCCCACACCGGCGCAAAGCAGCTTCTCGGGCGCGGCAGGGGAGACGCCGCCGCGACGCTGGCCGCGGCGCCTTTCGACGGCCTGCTTTTGCACGAGGCGCCGGCCACGCCGGCCAGGGGACCGCGCGTCATCGAGACCTGGGGAGCCGACGCCTATTGGCGGCCGACGCCGCGTCCCGCCCCCGTGAAGGAGAGCGACAATCATCGCAGCTTCTTCCTCGCGGGGACGGCCGACGCTGCGGCCAGCGCCAATTGCGCTGCGCCGGTGAATCCCCGTTCGGGCGCGCCGGCGCTGCGCGCCCTGCTGGTCGCGCTCGTCGAGTGGACGAAAGGCGTGAAGCCGCCCGCCTCGCGCGCGCCCGTCGAAGCCGATCTTGTCGCGGCGGAAACGATCGGCTGGCCGAAAGCGGCAAGCCTGCCGGCGCCCCCGCCGGGCGCGCGCAAGGTTCCAAAGACCGACCCCGACGGAAATGAGCTGACCGGCCTGCGCCTGCCCGATCTGGCCCTGCCCATCGCCACCTTCACGGGCTTCAATGCGCAAAAGGACAAGAAGGGGCCGGCCTGCGTCGCCGGCGCGGCGTCGCCCTTCCCGGCGACGAAGGCCGAGCGCGAGAAGACGGCCGATCCACGCGCGTCGCTGATGGAGCGTTACGGCTCGCGCGCCTATTTCGTCGCGACGATGCGCGTGGTGGCGGACAAGCTCGTGACGGAGAGGCTGCTGCTGAAAGAAGACGCCGACGCCTATGTCTCCGCAGCGCGACAGGCGCCGTTCTGA
- a CDS encoding S8 family serine peptidase, with amino-acid sequence MPAVIIGDIDTGLNYATNSQVWINQGEIPKGLPIKDVDGDLVITFKDLNAPYYYNAPYVRDSNGNGVIDGQDLLADTRWANGVDDDQNGYLDDLVGWNFVYGTNDATDINGHGTWIASIISQSAGPSTYIVPIQIIGNFPSGAWSQAVDYFTALAKAAKARGGGERYIATNNPYSGNVPDWSAEMTALSNAARADILFLAGAGNDPTVDNDITAKYPANLSSYRLAGADCVISVTAIDGSGAISGNFGRYAVDIAAQGGSTSAAVAYATGAVAAYALKWPGATAQQIRSTLFASAVPTAQSVGKTASGGVLDQATFLNKTPALTPTGATMLGTYKGETLTGTSDDDLFVGHPDGATGRLASNEVDTLTGGAGNDMFVVGSSYELGGRTDFAVITDFAAGDKIGVAGAVADYEVRDASARGASGAGVYRKSDGELVAIVQGKSAGQISAADFIGTR; translated from the coding sequence ATGCCTGCAGTGATTATTGGCGATATCGACACTGGCCTGAACTACGCGACAAACAGTCAGGTGTGGATCAATCAGGGCGAGATTCCGAAAGGCCTTCCGATCAAGGACGTGGACGGCGATCTTGTCATCACCTTCAAGGATTTGAACGCGCCCTATTATTACAACGCCCCCTATGTCCGAGACAGCAATGGCAATGGCGTGATCGACGGGCAAGACCTTCTTGCCGACACGCGCTGGGCTAATGGCGTTGACGACGACCAGAATGGTTACCTGGATGATCTCGTCGGGTGGAATTTTGTCTACGGGACAAATGACGCGACGGACATCAACGGGCACGGAACCTGGATCGCTAGTATAATCTCTCAGTCGGCTGGTCCATCGACGTACATTGTGCCGATTCAGATCATCGGCAATTTCCCAAGCGGGGCGTGGTCGCAGGCGGTCGACTATTTCACGGCGCTCGCGAAAGCCGCGAAGGCGCGCGGCGGCGGCGAGCGCTACATCGCAACGAACAACCCCTACTCTGGCAATGTCCCGGACTGGTCGGCCGAGATGACGGCGCTTTCCAATGCCGCGAGGGCGGATATTCTCTTCCTGGCAGGGGCGGGAAACGATCCGACAGTTGATAATGACATCACGGCGAAATATCCGGCCAACCTTTCATCCTACAGGCTGGCCGGAGCCGACTGCGTCATATCCGTCACGGCGATCGATGGCTCCGGCGCGATCTCGGGTAACTTCGGCAGATACGCCGTCGACATCGCGGCGCAGGGCGGATCGACCTCTGCCGCCGTCGCCTACGCGACGGGGGCGGTCGCCGCCTATGCGCTCAAATGGCCGGGGGCGACCGCGCAGCAGATCCGATCGACACTGTTCGCCTCGGCTGTGCCAACGGCGCAATCGGTGGGAAAGACGGCAAGCGGCGGCGTCCTCGACCAGGCGACGTTTCTCAACAAGACTCCCGCCCTCACCCCTACTGGCGCGACGATGCTCGGGACCTACAAGGGCGAGACGCTGACCGGCACGAGCGACGATGACCTGTTCGTCGGCCACCCTGATGGCGCGACAGGCAGGCTCGCCAGCAACGAGGTGGATACGCTGACCGGCGGCGCCGGCAATGACATGTTTGTGGTCGGGTCGTCTTACGAGCTCGGCGGCCGGACCGATTTCGCCGTGATCACCGATTTCGCCGCCGGCGACAAGATCGGGGTGGCAGGAGCCGTGGCGGACTACGAAGTGCGCGACGCGAGTGCGCGCGGCGCATCCGGAGCTGGCGTCTATCGGAAATCCGACGGCGAGTTGGTGGCGATCGTCCAGGGCAAGTCCGCCGGTCAGATCAGCGCGGCTGATTTCATTGGCACAAGATAA
- a CDS encoding TspO/MBR family protein, protein MTSGGQATAPGRLAAVALSAGPILLAALLGNAATMPNIAPWYEGLVKPPLNPPNWVFGPAWTTLYLLMGVAIYRILRRDPQTPGRSRAIWLFAAQLVLNAGWSFAFFAAHSPLLGLAVILPFEALIIATLLAFWRIDRAAGACLIPYVLWVAFATWLNAGIFALNG, encoded by the coding sequence ATGACCTCGGGCGGGCAAGCGACGGCGCCCGGCCGCCTCGCGGCCGTGGCGCTCTCGGCCGGGCCCATCCTGCTTGCGGCGCTGCTCGGCAACGCCGCGACCATGCCCAATATCGCGCCCTGGTACGAAGGACTCGTCAAGCCGCCGCTGAACCCGCCGAACTGGGTCTTCGGCCCGGCCTGGACGACGCTCTACCTGCTGATGGGCGTCGCCATCTACCGTATCCTTCGCCGCGATCCGCAGACCCCGGGGCGGTCGCGCGCCATCTGGCTCTTCGCCGCCCAGCTCGTCCTCAACGCGGGCTGGTCCTTCGCCTTTTTCGCGGCGCATAGCCCGCTTCTCGGCCTTGCGGTCATCCTGCCCTTCGAGGCGCTGATCATTGCAACGCTGCTCGCCTTCTGGCGGATCGACCGGGCCGCGGGCGCCTGCCTGATCCCTTACGTGCTGTGGGTCGCTTTCGCGACCTGGCTGAATGCAGGGATTTTCGCGCTGAACGGATAG